AAATCTCGGTTTAATACATTATCGGAAACCACACATACTTCCTTTTTGTCATAATACCTTTTCTTTTTGCGAATCTGAGCTTGTATCCCCATTTGTTTCATTAAACGATAAACCCTTTTGTGGTTTACGTGTATACCATACGTCTTCTTCAACCAAATTCGCATCCGTGGATATCCTAAGATGCCACGTAAGCGTTGATGTCCTTCTACTATCTTTTCCTTTAAGAATTGATCCTCCAGTTGTTTACAAGAAGACGTACCACGTCTTCGCTGCCATTTGTAAAACCCACTTCTGGATACATGAGCGATTTCACAAAGCATTGAGATACTATAACCCTTGAATGAGAGTTGATCCACCACGGCATATTGAGCGATTTTGCTTACGTTTTTCTTCCCCTCCTTTGTAGCGCCCAAAGCTTTTTTAAATATTCATTCTCCGCACGCAATCTAATTAATTCCTCCTCAGGGCTCAGAGGGTTCTTTCTCGGCCTGCCTTTGTTCAAACCTTTTGATTTCCCACGTTTCTCTTCTAGCCCAGCCATACCTTCATTTTCATAATATTTAACCCAGCGTCTTATTGAAGCCTCTGGAATATTTAACTCTTTAGCAACGCGTTTATACCCTAAACCACATTCAAGATACATCTGAACTGCTTATATTTCGATTCAGCTGAGTGAGTGCGTTGTATTCTTTTCATTAAAAAAATCCCCTCCAAGTTAACAGTAAGAGTCATTCTCTTAACTGTCTACCTAAAGGGGATAATATCACTCAACCGGCGTCAGCTTCTTTAATTTTCGTTGTGGTCGGCTTTGGTTGTAAAAATGAATATATTCCTCAATTCGTCTTTGTGCTTCATCCAAACTTCGTATATCATAAAGGTAGAGCCCTTCCGTAAGGGGTGCACTTCAATATTTCACGGGTCTTTT
This Paenibacillus larvae subsp. larvae DNA region includes the following protein-coding sequences:
- a CDS encoding helix-turn-helix domain-containing protein; translation: MYLECGLGYKRVAKELNIPEASIRRWVKYYENEGMAGLEEKRGKSKGLNKGRPRKNPLSPEEELIRLRAENEYLKKLWALQRRGRKT
- a CDS encoding IS3 family transposase; protein product: MDEAQRRIEEYIHFYNQSRPQRKLKKLTPVE